tactagaaccagaccaccaacctactagaaccagaccaccaacctactagaaccagaccaccaacctactagaaccagaaccagaccaccaacctaccagaaccagaccaccaacctactagaaccagaccaccaacctactagtccagaccaccaacctactagaaccagaccaccaacctactagaaccagaaccaccaacctactagaaccagaccaccaacctactagaaccagaaccaccaacctactagaaccagaccaccaacctactagaaccagaaccagaccaccaacctaccagaaccagaccaccaacctactagaaccagaaccaccaacctactagaaccagaccaccaacctactagtccagaccaccaacctactagaaccagaccaccaacctactagaaccagaaccagaccaacctactagaaccagaccaccaacctactagaaccagaaccaccaacatactagaaccagaccaccaacctactagaaccagaaccagaccaccaacctactagaaccagaccaccaacctactagaaccagaccaccaacctaccagaaccagaccaccaacctactagaaccagaaccagaccaccaacctaccagaaccagaaccagaccaccaacctactagaaccagaaccagaccaccaacctactagaaccagaaccagaccaccaacctactagaaccagaaccagaccaccaacctactagaaccagaccaccaacctactagtccagaccaccaacctactagaaccagaccaccaacctactagaaccagaccaccaacctactagaaccagaccaccaacctactagaaccagaaccaccaacctactagaaccagaccaccaacctactagaaccagaaccaccaacctactagtccagaccaccaacctactagaaccagaccaccaacctactagaaccagaccaccaacctactagaaccagaaccagaccaccaacctactagaaccagaccaccaacctaccagaaccagaccaccaacctactagaaccagaaccagaccaccaacctactagaaccagaccaccaacctactagaaccagaaccaccaacctactagaaccagaccaccaacctactagaaccagaaccaccaacccactagaaccagaccaccaacctactagaaccagaatCACCAACCTACTagtccagaccaccaacctactagaaccagaccaccaacctactagaaccagaccaccaacctactagaaccagaaccaccaacctactaggtccagaccaccaacctactagtccagaccaccaacctactagaaccagaccaccaacctactagaaccagaaccagaccaacctactagaaccagaccaccaacctactagaaccagaccaccaacctactagaaccagaaccaccaacctactataaccagaccaccaacctactagtccagaccaccaacctactagaaccagaccaccaacctactagaaccagaaccagaccaccaacctactagaaccagaccaccaacctactagaaccagaaccagaccaccaacctaccagaaccagaccaccaacctactagtcCAGACCCCTGACAGCTCCCGGCTGTGTCTCCCGGTGCAGCAGTGCGATGGTGTTCGGCCAGCCTTCCCCCTCAGCTGGCGGCGACCCGTCCCTCCTCCGCCCCTCGCTGGCGTTCCAGATGTCCTTGAACTTCTCTGAGAGGCGGAACTcgactggccccgcccccttcgccTCGCCGCCGCTCTGCGGCCTCGAGGGCTCGTCCTCCGGCCGGCCCAACGGGACCTCCGTCTCTTACGACCTGACGTCGGGCGAGGCGGCCGTGCTGGGCCTGGTGTTCTCGGTGCTGTGGTTGGTGTCTGCCTGGTCATCCACCGCAGCCGGCGCTCTCAGTCCACCACCAACGACTTTGTGGTGTCCATGGCGTGTGCAGACCTGCTCATGAGCCTGGGCTGGGCCCCCttcgtcctcctgcaggtcgcCTCCGGCCGCTGGCCTATGAGCGCCGCCGCTTGCAAGGCAGTGCGCTACCTGCAGCACCTCTGCCCAGGTGTGCAGGTCTACGTCCTGCTTTCCATCTCCGTCGACCGCTTCTCCACCATCGTCTACCCGCTGAGCTTCAAGGTGTCCAGAGAGAAAGCCAAGAAGATGATCGTGGCCTCGTGGCTGTTTGACGCCGCCTTTGTGTCGCCCTGCCTCTTCTTCTACGGCTCCTCGTCTGCGGGCGGCGGGCACTGCGACTTCTTCCTGCCGGACAGCTGGGGCAGTGTCGCCTACGCCGCCGTGCACCTGCTGGTTGGGTTTCTGGGGCCGGTGGCCCTGATTGTGTCGTTCTACCAGCAGGTGGTCCGCTACATCTGGAGGATCAGCGCCGACGGCCACGCGGTGCGCCGGACGATGAACATCGTCCCGCGGACGAAAGTCAAGACCATCAAGATGTTCCTCATGCTCAACTCAGTGTTCTTCCTCACCTG
This is a stretch of genomic DNA from Pseudoliparis swirei isolate HS2019 ecotype Mariana Trench chromosome 10, NWPU_hadal_v1, whole genome shotgun sequence. It encodes these proteins:
- the gpr19 gene encoding LOW QUALITY PROTEIN: probable G-protein coupled receptor 19 (The sequence of the model RefSeq protein was modified relative to this genomic sequence to represent the inferred CDS: inserted 2 bases in 2 codons), producing MVFGQPSPSAGGDPSLLRPSLAFQMSLNFSERRNSTGPAPFASPPLCGLEGSSSGRPNGTSVSYDLTSGEAAVLGLVFSVLWLXVCLVIHRSRRSQSTTNDFVVSMACADLLMSLGWAPFVLLQVASGRWPMSAAACKAVRYLQHLCPGVQVYVLLSISVDRFSTIVYPLSFKVSREKAKKMIVASWLFDAAFVSPCLFFYGSSSAGGGHCDFFLPDSWGSVAYAAVHLLVGFLGPVALIVSFYQQVVRYIWRISADGHAVRRTMNIVPRTKVKTIKMFLMLNSVFFLTWTPFYVAQLWHPRESDGRSRLLFFTAIAWLSFSSTASKPTMYSVYNANFRRGMRETFCMSSMKCYRSNAYTVTASSRVAKKNYIGXVELPGQAKAIANDFKFEREAKDQTVAWTSSSNPPNTFV